The following coding sequences are from one Pigmentibacter sp. JX0631 window:
- a CDS encoding tRNA (cytidine(34)-2'-O)-methyltransferase codes for MTSHNEPEYTGKLMYQLGETLLDKDDIIIQSKPKLSFDKQGYLYPEVKEELLKFHPEVVLYCPQIPPNTGTIARMCAAFSCTLHLIEPMGFHITEKALRRAGLDYWEHVSVYLHKSWDLFLSTRKKRRIIFVETGGNKSPYDFQFQPGDLLVFGAETFGIPKEVMQKEISQGNAEIVTIPMFNTGVRSLNLSNTVSIVMYVAIAKIQS; via the coding sequence ATGACATCCCACAATGAGCCTGAGTACACTGGTAAACTCATGTATCAATTAGGTGAAACTTTATTAGATAAAGATGATATAATTATTCAGTCTAAACCTAAACTTTCCTTTGATAAACAAGGTTATTTATATCCAGAAGTGAAAGAAGAATTATTAAAATTTCACCCTGAAGTGGTTCTTTATTGCCCGCAAATTCCTCCAAATACAGGAACAATTGCCCGCATGTGCGCCGCCTTTAGTTGCACTCTCCATCTTATTGAACCGATGGGGTTTCATATCACTGAAAAAGCTTTACGCCGTGCAGGTCTTGACTATTGGGAACACGTTTCAGTTTACTTACATAAAAGTTGGGATTTATTTTTATCGACAAGAAAAAAAAGAAGAATCATTTTTGTCGAAACTGGTGGCAATAAATCTCCATATGATTTTCAATTTCAGCCAGGAGATTTACTTGTTTTTGGGGCTGAAACTTTTGGAATCCCGAAAGAGGTTATGCAAAAAGAAATATCGCAAGGAAATGCTGAGATTGTAACAATACCAATGTTTAATACGGGAGTAAGAAGTTTAAATCTTTCCAATACTGTTTCTATAGTGATGTACGTAGCAATTGCAAAAATCCAAAGTTGA